A window from Pseudomonas alloputida encodes these proteins:
- a CDS encoding FecR family protein: protein MTDSPAPRPSPARPDARARAMDEALDWLVRLQCADAADTQAFEAWLSAAPENAEAYVEAEALWNGTPLHKVATHMHQQQRRSWRGRLRSHWKPLATAALLLVGLFTVGNLPMRLQADHLTVVGERQRLQLEDGAKVLLNTNSAFASERQDGRQVARLLQGEAYFQVPEGAQLPLEVEAGPLRAQVRDTDFAVRYLDGEAQVRVQRGDVDLQGERDQRIRLSAGDSISVGPQGFGQRQRPDMHKDLAWIDGRLVFENCPLSQVLAEVQRYYPGWIINRNAQLEHVAVTGNYRLDQPLETLRALAHITSAQLHEYPALVILN from the coding sequence GTGACCGACAGCCCTGCCCCTCGCCCGTCACCTGCCAGGCCTGATGCCCGTGCTCGTGCCATGGACGAGGCGCTGGACTGGCTGGTGCGCCTGCAATGCGCAGATGCCGCAGACACCCAGGCCTTTGAAGCCTGGCTGAGCGCCGCGCCCGAAAACGCCGAGGCCTATGTCGAAGCCGAGGCGCTGTGGAACGGTACGCCGTTGCACAAGGTGGCCACGCACATGCACCAGCAGCAACGCAGGTCATGGCGCGGGCGCCTGCGCAGTCACTGGAAACCCCTGGCCACCGCAGCGCTGCTGCTGGTCGGGCTATTCACCGTCGGTAACCTGCCCATGCGCCTGCAGGCCGACCACCTTACGGTGGTCGGCGAGCGCCAGCGCCTGCAACTGGAAGACGGCGCAAAAGTGCTGCTCAACACCAATTCGGCATTCGCCAGCGAACGCCAGGACGGCCGCCAGGTCGCCCGCCTGCTACAGGGCGAGGCTTACTTCCAGGTCCCCGAGGGCGCGCAGCTGCCGCTGGAAGTGGAAGCCGGGCCGTTGCGCGCACAGGTGCGCGACACCGACTTTGCCGTGCGCTACCTTGACGGCGAGGCCCAGGTACGGGTGCAACGCGGCGATGTCGACCTGCAGGGGGAGCGCGACCAGCGCATCCGCCTGAGTGCCGGCGACAGCATCAGCGTCGGCCCCCAAGGCTTTGGCCAGCGCCAGCGCCCCGACATGCACAAGGACCTGGCCTGGATCGACGGCCGCCTGGTGTTCGAGAACTGCCCGTTGAGCCAAGTGCTGGCCGAAGTACAGCGCTACTACCCGGGCTGGATCATCAACCGCAATGCGCAGTTGGAGCACGTTGCCGTCACCGGTAACTACCGCCTCGACCAGCCACTGGAAACCCTGCGCGCACTGGCCCACATCACCTCGGCACAACTGCATGAGTACCCAGCGCTGGTCATCCTGAACTGA
- a CDS encoding RNA polymerase sigma factor → MSQSRFNSVFLVQRLTLLRTLQRMVGNPSTAEDLLQETYLRVSRALGERPIEHIEPFVFQTARNLALDHLRARRVQARMLVDDVPDEVLHSVAAPATSSEDAAHAEQLLKHLSVSLNQLSERQQRIFILSRLHGATYLEIAEQLSVSPSTVQKELKLIMAICMGVAERLK, encoded by the coding sequence GTGAGTCAGTCCCGGTTCAATTCCGTCTTCCTCGTTCAGCGCCTCACCCTGCTGCGTACCCTGCAGCGCATGGTCGGTAACCCCAGCACGGCCGAAGACCTGCTGCAGGAAACCTACCTGCGGGTGTCCCGCGCGCTGGGCGAGCGGCCCATCGAGCACATCGAGCCGTTCGTGTTTCAGACCGCGCGCAACCTGGCGCTGGACCACCTGCGTGCACGCCGGGTGCAGGCACGCATGCTGGTCGACGACGTGCCCGACGAAGTGCTGCACAGTGTCGCCGCGCCAGCCACCAGCAGCGAGGATGCCGCCCACGCCGAGCAGTTGCTCAAGCACCTCAGCGTCAGCCTCAATCAACTGAGCGAACGCCAACAACGCATTTTCATCCTCAGCCGCCTGCATGGCGCCACCTATCTGGAAATCGCCGAACAACTGAGTGTTTCGCCCAGCACGGTACAAAAGGAACTGAAACTGATCATGGCAATCTGCATGGGTGTTGCCGAACGACTCAAGTGA
- the gap gene encoding type I glyceraldehyde-3-phosphate dehydrogenase: MTLRIAINGFGRIGRNVLRALYTQGYRQDLQVVAINDLGDSTMNAHLLKYDSVHGTFDATVEADHESLTVNGDRIAVSAIRNPAELPWKAEAIDVVFECTGLFTDRAKAAAHLAAGAGKVIVSAPAKGADATVVYGVNHDILRASHQIISNASCTTNCLAPIAQVLHREFGIEQGLMTTIHAYTNDQVLTDVYHSDPYRARSATQSMIPSKTGAAEAVGLVLPELAGKLTGMAVRVPVINVSLVDLTVNLKREATAEQVNQLFLEASKHSKVLGYNALPLVSCDFNHNPLSSIFDANHTRANGRMLKVLAWYDNEWGFSNRMLDNCLALHRAG; this comes from the coding sequence ATGACCCTTCGCATCGCCATCAATGGATTCGGCCGAATCGGGCGCAATGTCCTGCGCGCACTGTATACCCAAGGCTACCGCCAGGACCTGCAGGTCGTCGCCATCAACGACCTGGGCGACAGCACCATGAATGCCCACCTGCTCAAGTACGACAGTGTCCACGGCACCTTCGACGCGACCGTCGAGGCCGACCACGAAAGCCTGACGGTCAACGGTGACCGTATCGCGGTCAGTGCCATTCGCAATCCGGCCGAACTGCCCTGGAAGGCCGAGGCGATCGACGTGGTGTTCGAGTGCACCGGGCTGTTCACCGACCGCGCCAAAGCCGCTGCGCACCTGGCCGCCGGGGCGGGCAAGGTGATTGTCTCGGCGCCGGCCAAGGGTGCCGATGCCACCGTGGTATACGGGGTCAACCACGACATCCTGCGCGCCTCGCACCAGATCATTTCCAATGCCTCCTGCACCACCAACTGCCTGGCGCCGATCGCCCAGGTGCTGCACCGTGAGTTCGGCATCGAGCAAGGCCTGATGACCACCATCCACGCCTACACCAACGACCAGGTGCTGACTGACGTTTACCACAGCGACCCGTACCGCGCGCGTTCAGCCACCCAGTCGATGATCCCGAGCAAGACCGGTGCCGCCGAGGCCGTGGGCCTGGTGCTGCCGGAGCTGGCCGGCAAGCTGACCGGCATGGCGGTGCGGGTGCCCGTCATCAACGTGTCGTTGGTGGACCTCACCGTCAACCTCAAGCGCGAGGCCACGGCCGAGCAAGTGAACCAGCTGTTCCTCGAGGCCAGCAAGCATTCCAAGGTATTGGGCTACAACGCTCTGCCATTGGTTTCCTGCGATTTCAACCACAACCCGCTGTCGTCGATCTTCGATGCCAACCATACCCGGGCCAACGGGCGGATGCTCAAGGTGCTGGCCTGGTATGACAACGAGTGGGGGTTCAGCAACCGGATGCTGGACAACTGCCTGGCGCTGCACCGGGCTGGCTGA